Part of the Thermomicrobiales bacterium genome, CGAGCGAGCACGGTCGACGGCCGACCTGCTCTACGGGCCGGACGGGGAGCGCCGCCAGTGAGCGCAGCCATCGAGCTGCGCGGCCTGACCAAGGTCTTCGGCGCGAACCGGGCGCTGGATGGCATCAGCCTGGATGTGCCGGTCGGCTCGGTCTATGGATTCCTCGGCCCGAACGGGGCAGGCAAGAGCACGGCGCTCAACATCATCGCCGGGCTGTCGCGCCCATCCGCCGGAACGGCGTGCATCTTCGGCGAGGACGTGACCCGCGCGCCGGACGCCGTCCGCGCGATGATCGGCTACCTGCCGGACGTGCCCGGCTTCTATTCCTGGATGACCGGTGAGGAGCTGCTGCGCTTCTGCGGCGAGCTGTTCGGCCTGAGCGGCACGACGCTGCACGAGCGCGTTGCGGCGCTGCTCGATCTTGCCGGGCTGGTGGGAGTGCGCACGCCGGTCGGCGGCTACTCACGCGGCATGCGCCAACGGCTGGGCCTTGCGCAAGCACTCATCAACGCACCGAGGCTGCTGCTGCTCGATGAGCCGACCAGCGCGCTCGATCCGCTCGGGCGCAAGATGGTGCTGGACATGATCGCAGGGCTGGCCGGCCGCACGACGATCTTCTTCTCCACCCACATTCTCGATGATGTACAGCGCGTCTGCGACCGTGTCGCGATCCTCGATCACGGGCGCGTCGTCGTCGAAGCGCCGATAGACGAGCTGCTGGAGCGCGCCGGTCCGCGCAGCCTGCTGGTCGAACTGGGCACTCCTGAGGAGGCGGCGACGATTGCTGCGGCTGTGGCCAACGCTGCCTGGCTGAGCGACCACACGCTCGATGGTGCGCGGCTGACGCTCACGACCACCGACGTCGACACGACGATGCGCGCGATCCCGCGTGAGATCGGCGCGCGCGGCCTGCAGCTGCGCCGGCTGGAGCTGATCGAGGCATCGCTGGAGCAGGTGTTTGTCGACCTGATTGAGCGGGACGACCGATGACCGTCCTGCGCGTGCTGCTGCGCAAGGAGCTGTTGGAGATCCGTCGCACCTGGCGGATCTGGGTGCTGCCAGCCATCCTCATGTTCCTCGCAATCACCAGCCCGATTCTGGCGGAGATCACGCCCGGCCTGGTGCGCTCGCTGGCGGGCAGCAATCCCGACATTATCATCGAGCTGCCGGACCCGGTGGCGCTCGATTCCTACCGCCAGCTCGCCTCGCAACTGAATCAGATCGGGCTGCTGGCACTGATCATCGCCAGCGCCGGGATCGTTGGCGGCGAGTTGCGGTCCGGCACGGCGATTCTGGTGCTGACCAAGCCGGTGTCACGCCGCGACTTCATCGTCAGCAAGGTACTGGCGAACATCGCGCTCCTCGTCGGCGCGACGCTGCCGGCGGCGGTCGTCTGCTGGGTGGTGACGCTGGCGATCTTCGGCGAAGCGCCCGTCGGGACGCTGGCTGCGGTTATCGGGCTCTGGCTGGTGGCGGCCACTGGCATGCTCTGCCTGATGACTCTGCTCTCGACGCTCATTCCGGCGCAGGCCGGAGCGGCAGGAGTCGGCATCGCCGCCTACGCTGTGCTCTCGATGCTGGCGTTATGGGAGCCAGCCCGCAGCTGGACACCAGCCGGCGCGCTGCACGGCATCGCCGCGGTCATTGAGGGGACGCCGAGCGGGATCGCTGGCGCGATCGCATCAACCGTCGTGCTGGCAATCATCGCCATCGCCGTCGCCATCCGACGGTTCGGTCGCTCGGAGCTGGCCGGGCGGGCGCAATCCGGCTGATTGCGGACGCAGGCTAGGCGAATTGAGCGCAGTCAGAGTAAGATGAGCGCAGACCGTCAGCAGTACGTGCCTGGCGGGTGGCTACCGTCCAGTTGCCGGAGGAGGGAATCCTGGTGCAGAAGCTGCTTCCGATAGTCATGCCATTCGCCGCGGTGGGCATTGTGCTCGCGATCGGCATCACGATCGGCCTCACCTTCCTGGCGCTGACCGATGCCGCCGGCGCGAACGCCACCCTCGCCTTCGGCACCATCCTGACCATCGTCATCATGGCGGTCGCTGTCGTGCTGTCAATGCAGGATGAGAAGGCCGAGAACCAGTCGGCTCGCCGCAAGTAGTCGGCGCTCCTGTGTCCGACGAACGCTCGCAACAGATCGCGGCACTGGCCGAACGCTTCCGCGACTATCTGACGAGCCAGACCGATACCGATATGACTGCGCTCAGGGCCGTGGAGAATGTCCACGGCCTTGATGTTGTGCAGGCGTTCGAGCGCCTGGACGCCGCGCTCTCGGTGCTGGTCGATCTCGCCAGCGTCTACGACGATATGCCACGCTCGACACTGGAGTCACTGGTGCTACCTGCCGCCGCGCTCGCCGGAGAATACCTGCGGGTCGCGCAGCTCGCCGAATGGCACCACCCCGAGGACGATTTCCCGGACGACGACCTGACGATCGTCGTCGGCTCCTCCGCAATCGAGCTGACCGGCGTCGTCCGCGCCGCGCTGGCCGGTGATCGCCCGAACCTCAGCGCCGTCGCCCAGCGCATCATCAATCTGACGAGCGCGTCCTAGCGCACCACGTCCACAGAGCGGTAGGTGAGCGCGACGCTCGCGCCGGTGTGGATCCGCTGAATCGTTTCGCCGATGAGCATGCCCAACGAGAGCACGGTCAGCTTGCTGATGCGTTTCTCCTCCGGGATCGTGACCGTGTTGGTGACGACCACCTCGCGGATTGGCGATGCTTGCAGGCGCTCAATCGCCGGGCCGCTGAGGATGCCGTGCGTGCAGCAGGCATATACCTCGGTTGCGCCATTCTCGATGCAAACCCGCGCCGCCTGAACGATCGAGCCGCCGGTGTCGATCTCGTCATCGACGAGGATCGCCGGTGAGCCCTGCACCGTCCCGATCAGGTTCAGCACCT contains:
- a CDS encoding ABC transporter ATP-binding protein; translation: MSAAIELRGLTKVFGANRALDGISLDVPVGSVYGFLGPNGAGKSTALNIIAGLSRPSAGTACIFGEDVTRAPDAVRAMIGYLPDVPGFYSWMTGEELLRFCGELFGLSGTTLHERVAALLDLAGLVGVRTPVGGYSRGMRQRLGLAQALINAPRLLLLDEPTSALDPLGRKMVLDMIAGLAGRTTIFFSTHILDDVQRVCDRVAILDHGRVVVEAPIDELLERAGPRSLLVELGTPEEAATIAAAVANAAWLSDHTLDGARLTLTTTDVDTTMRAIPREIGARGLQLRRLELIEASLEQVFVDLIERDDR
- a CDS encoding ABC transporter permease, producing MTVLRVLLRKELLEIRRTWRIWVLPAILMFLAITSPILAEITPGLVRSLAGSNPDIIIELPDPVALDSYRQLASQLNQIGLLALIIASAGIVGGELRSGTAILVLTKPVSRRDFIVSKVLANIALLVGATLPAAVVCWVVTLAIFGEAPVGTLAAVIGLWLVAATGMLCLMTLLSTLIPAQAGAAGVGIAAYAVLSMLALWEPARSWTPAGALHGIAAVIEGTPSGIAGAIASTVVLAIIAIAVAIRRFGRSELAGRAQSG